The stretch of DNA CGCTTTTCGTCTTCCTGTAATTTAAATCATTACGTAAGTAAATTCAacttttttaaaaagcgcaaatgtcctatgatttgaagcgcaagcGTCAAGAATACAAAGCGTAAATATCCTATGCAAAAGCGCAAACGCCCCGCGTCGATCACAAGCctatcaaatcaaattaaacatataGAAAATAGTTAAATGAACAAATCAAACCGAAACAAGATGAAgtcttgattgattgattgtttgttttcGACTGAGGTTTGCGACGTATTGTAGCATATTGTCTAGAATGCACAACCGCTGGAAAAAGTTAacacttattataaaaatgtacaaaactctTTGATCATTGTAGTGTCGAGTAAATTTATAAACCAATGAAAACACACGACATATCAATTACGTCTAATGTGCATACTAACGCACCCGTTAACCTTCAGAAACTACATGTTAGATCCCGGAATACATTATTCTGTAGATTATTTCAATGAATGCATATTCACaacatatatttttcaattcataaatGCATGACTTATCACATTATAGTAATTGCTACTATAGAGGTAGCTTTGAAAAATCACTGCCAATTCATAAAACTACCTAACAACTACATATTTTAGGATTCAGAAGGGTCTGAGATATCACaatttacatgtaaaattttCAACCAAACTTGACACTTCgtaatcttttctttttttaaggtaCCTAGCAACCAAATATGTTTGTGATTACATTAGTATATTCCTCTACAACATGCTATTGTTAAACCCGGGACAGCCTTATTTGTTGTCTCTATTTGATTATTATTCAAAACACTTATGTTTACCTGATACAGCGAATACTTTTGGTAGATCTATATCTGGTACGTTGTCATGGTTGTCATTTTCCAATATTTCTGCAaatagttaaaattgagaaagtttGAAGTCATTTCTTTCTGCAATTCATAATTCATAGTTGTACATTGTATTTTACGCAaagttattgtttttgttttgctgtGCTTGGAAAATATGATTAATCTTATTTATGTCATTACATGTTTTACAGCTGATTTATATTTTTAAGCATGTCGTGACTATCACATGACAAACGTCTTACTGagaaattacttatataagtcgGATTACACATATTTTCAACAAAACTGCCAACTGCTACACAGTATAGAGTACATACCTGTCGACTGGTACATATTTGGAACTAATACATTGAGGTTTGTCTCTatgccttttgtgtttctttggtgcATACGATGTTGTATACATTATATTATTGGGCTATGTTaactttttgtattcttgtctttaatttttgctaatgtcGTTTGTCTATAATGcctttttttgtgcttttttccatatatttttaatagtaattaagattattataacacaatgttgattgctgtaaacctatttttgacatttttaccgattacgtctgtttgttttgtgcaCACATCGTTGTTAGTATAATGGACtttgatgcgactatcatacaaatgagaggttaagctagctacaaaaccaggtttaagccaccattttttacataagaaataagaaaatgcttgtactaagtatggaatatgacagttgttatccattcgtttgatgtgtttgagattttgatttgctatttgattaggaaTTTGCCGTTTTGGATTtactttgagttcagtatttttgtgattttactttttgttatatataatctCATGCGATTTAAGGATGTGAGCATGTTCATCAAGTCATTGTTTGCCAGATAACAAATCTTAGTCATTTGTATTGGATTACAAAAGAAACCCACTTGCGGTCACTTGAATTGGaatatcatgattattttcaataaatactGTATCAACTAATCAAGAACACGTAATTATAACTAATGTTTCAACTAGTAAGCGATTTTTAACGTCAAGAACATAAACCTTATTCcgtttttcatttcattttttgatattatAGTGTCgggtatttttttatttccattaaaGAACGTTTTGGTGCGTTGTTGTTTTGATACGAAGGAACACACTGACAAGCAGCAGAGACTGGAACAGGATCCCggtaatattataaaaaaactcAAAGTGAAATGAATTatggcaaaaaatataaaatacaaaaaagaaatgattCTAAAATATTAATACTGGTACAGGAAGTACTTATTACcggtattacaaaaaaaaaaactttgcgaCATTCCAAGTTCCGGCTCATAAAACCTGCATGTCTATCAAGAAATGACTACAACAATTTGATACTCACGTGTTTACCTCTTTCTGGATATTACGGCTTTTTCCAAGACAAAGCATTGaagatttttatataaatcagtAACTCTCCGTTTGATAGAGGACGTTACCTGTAAATCCAAGACATTtttcaaggccgtaactacccttgaggcaagtgaggcaattgcctcactaaaatttcgacactgatttttttttaatacatatatataaatataatagtcatttgattgttgttctgtctcaaccttaatttctataacttgtcataattccttttaaactattcttcctggatataactcagcatctcaacgagtgatgtttctcgattacattaacctagtaacgataatcattatggatctttagttaaaaacaggctcttgcagaaaaggaaaagcgacactgaaggtaaagaaggaatagttctagtaaactagtttttttgtgaacagagtctgagtattgcatataacttcattagaacaatccaaaaacgataagtagactgacaaatcaagtactggtcttcggaagggggcagtcctgtctgcgtattcaatTCTCAGTTTCACccacttttgacaaatcaagtactgggcatcgcaagggggcagtcctgtctgcatattcatttcacgaactttaatctttctctttacagaatataaatttaaaatataaataatatgaaacatgaatgcatggattagtttttatccatgtttctttaaccttaaaaattgaaagaatatcccatattccaatttgatattaattattgaggaatggtagaaccttttacacaggattttgtctttacttattcgggacaacggaattttgtttctttatattaggggtttcggaatcggacacccccaacccctaacccctaaatttatagattctggaactaaaataccaccaactatttccagaaataatttgaaattacggaactacatgtaaacgtcaaaaactccattccaattcccctgtacccatatcatacatacttactctatagatagaatcatatacatgtatcttatctcattctatccctagtttgtctactctttgtcagcataaaagcgagtttaatattttgtaactgcgactgtatgatggtgcttacaggaaagcttgaTTTCctcttgcaaacaaaactgttactaccgatgctgctaccgaattgctgatggagaaggaattggaagaagacattgatcattgtgttgatgataatgtgctacctttagaaacacagactgccctaaaacgactgaaaacttggaaaagagtatgcatgagtggcgagagattgtgcggtcttgccatgctccatgttcattccgataaggatatcagcagaccaaattatgattctgaaacgatttgactgaaccggccatagaaaaatttggcaaactctactgaatcgatgtttgttctatgttctggcagcagactcaaatcagtgatatttgaatgattatcttacatataaattttaataaagttgttgaaaatttggtgttagtaaaagtcttaaaatatgaaaaatttatataaaaagtgtccaaattcaaaacattatcaaactctctaaaaatgcctagaatgcaggattttgcaccattcatttcgtACCCTCAAAAAatttttttcgcctcgcttcgctcggctcaattactttgcctcactaaaataagatgcctagttacggccttgttTTTTTGGAGAATGCCAAACTCTGAACCAAAAAGAGCCAGAGCAACATATTTTCCATTTCGAAAATTGTAAGGCGGCAATAGACCTAGTGTTGAGTTTTCATCTGGACACTGTTCAACTCTCATGCGAATAAATTTTATAATACTTGTACTTTCATTATGATGTATTGATGGTTGATAATTTATGAAACAGTGTTTTGTAAGGTCTTAGGTTTTATGAGTGTCTAAGTTGCACAAATAACATAAATCAGACTTGGAATTATAAATGAGTGCTTTAGAGTGAGGGTTAGTTATGCCATACATCTGGTTCAGGCAACAACACTTTCATTTGCAAGGTGAATGTTCCAAGACAGAATTACGAAAAGTGCCTGCCCAAGGTCCGAAACCTGCCAGCCACATGTTTGTGTGCCTACCCAAGCTCAAAAACCTCGTCGGTGTTTTTATTTCAGCTTTTGTTAGTaaagtcatttatttttaaattttggttcatttatatgtttcgtagccgagtgtgacgtccattttcgctTGACTAGTATACATTATGGTAAGCGAGCAGCTGATGCCCGCCTCCACGTGCAGGactttctcgctgtgttgaaaacCAATTGGTGGCCTTGATATAGTCATTTAGGAATTGGGTGCTGATAGCAGATCTTTAATTTATGTCAACgataaatttattcaaattttctccAGATGGTGCGATTTAACAAGACAAATATAGACACTCATCTACTGCTTGTCAGTGTATTTTGTcttcaaaatatcattttatatcGTTAGGTTGTTGACTCCCAACCTCTTCCTTATAATATATACAATAAGCAGTCAGCGCTTTTTGTGTTGACTTTCGATTGAAATGCAATTTTCTTTATCTAAATCTTTCATATAAGGAGTCTGTTTTTGAGATGatcttttattaaataaaaattacctGCGAGAAGAGGCACAGCCAGCTGACCAAATCCACCACATAACATTGCGATACCAAACCCGGAAGCTAAATTGGATAGGGAAACCAGTTCAACAAGTATAACAGTCTGTAAAATCCATACACCCCCTGTATATAATCCAAAGGCCGTCATGTATACAAACTGGATagtaaaacttttcaaaaatggtAAGAAAAGAGTGAAAATTCCAATCAAGCTGAACTGTCCAAAAAATAAGAGACGGCTATCAATTTCACGGTCACTTGCAGCTAGTCCAATGAGGTATCGACCACAGATATTACCTATACCCGTTGCTGAAATCAAATAGCTTACATCTAACTTTGAAACGCcattggttttaaaatatttaggaaAATAAAGATAAGAAATGTTAAAACTAACATTCCAGCAAAACGTACTTAAACAAAATAGGAAAAATTCAACACTTCCCAACGTCGATAAACTATTCCTAACAGATTTTCCCAATCTTACACATTGGTTATCATATAATTCTTTGGTATTCTtagttttattttccatttttcgGTTCATTTCGACATTATTAGGTCTCATCAATGCGCCAAATACTGCACACTGGAAAAAAGCCGCACCAATAAGACGAAATGTTCCATGAATTCCGAATGATGAAACACATTGGTGCATAATAGACGGGAGTGCAAGCATAGCCACTCCACAGCCATTAACTACTATTCCTGTTGCTATGCTACGCcctttgtcaaagtagtatccaACTGAAACTAATACTCCTGTGTATATCAGCGACTGACTTGTACCTGTATGGAAAATAATAGACGGTAActtaaacatattattttgtcCAAAACAATGACAAAAGTACCAGACACTAGTTTATTGCAACTAATATAGTCTTTTCCATAAACGATATTGTTTGATTATGTTATCAATGGGTATGTTAAATGTTGTTTTGGCTAAAATAAATGGCATATCATTATTGTCTGTGTAAAAGATGACCAATTTGATTGTATATCATGTTATTTCTTTAgacaaaaatatatgcaaattgATAGACATATTATATCATACCTGCTATTAGTCCATatgtaacatatataatatagatattcTCTGTCAGGCTGGTTAGAACAAAGCCAATTAGACCAACAACAGATCCTGTCATAATACATACCCGACAGGAGAAGGTGTTCGCGAGAAGGCTTCCCATCGGACCTATAAAACAggagaaaaaagttaaaaacgcaaataccgaactccgaggaaaattaaaaaacgGAAAGTACCTGAAATTCACGTTTCAAGTTATGATGATGTTAAACTATTGTGGCTGTTTTCACTTTTCGTACCACCATGTAAAACATTTGTATACGCAACTATTGAAATATTGTAAACATGCTTATTATCATAACGTTTGGAAGCTAACACACAAGTGGTATGTTATGGCGAAACTAGAGTGTCGCAGACAGTACTACGgccctgaaaaaaatatttttacttgggacaggcacgtgCTAAACATGCCAACCATACCAAAACAGCATAGCCCAAGAACAATAAGGAAATACAAACATGATAAacgacaatcaatcaatcaccgGCTAAACGCATATTGGCAAGCAGATACTAGTGCATTtattaagataataaccataaaAAATGCCCTTTCTTGGATCTTGATATCTGTATCTTAACGGGAAGCTTACTACCACAATTTAcgttaaaagaatattttttttattttcctcttAATAATTCGTTTGAAGATGGTGACgtttccttgtcaccatcttatacTGTTCATATATCTCAGCTTGTTCGCTTATTTTTTACCGtaatataaacccaaaaatcagattaagacaaagtttaattctacaaatttttggctcctcagaggtgtacctCCTTTGATTAAAGAAGGATtattctattttgaaaaaaatgatttaaaaaaaatattgacatgaTTGATTTCGAGaatgaacaaaataattttgaaatcaataaaatctGGAATAAACAAATTTTGCAGTTATGCCTTAAAGATGTTCTTAGGTGAGGTTTAGAA from Mytilus galloprovincialis chromosome 2, xbMytGall1.hap1.1, whole genome shotgun sequence encodes:
- the LOC143063530 gene encoding monocarboxylate transporter 12-like isoform X3, with protein sequence MQTFNIYPCPQWLIVLCGFVCCIFGTSIPYISGIIHLEILENFDVTDVQAAWAGSIFNSMLLLSGPMGSLLANTFSCRVCIMTGSVVGLIGFVLTSLTENIYIIYVTYGLIAGTSQSLIYTGVLVSVGYYFDKGRSIATGIVVNGCGVAMLALPSIMHQCVSSFGIHGTFRLIGAAFFQCAVFGALMRPNNVEMNRKMENKTKNTKELYDNQCVRLGKSVRNSLSTLGSVEFFLFCLSTFCWNVSFNISYLYFPKYFKTNGVSKLDVSYLISATGIGNICGRYLIGLAASDREIDSRLLFFGQFSLIGIFTLFLPFLKSFTIQFVYMTAFGLYTGGVWILQTVILVELVSLSNLASGFGIAMLCGGFGQLAVPLLAEILENDNHDNVPDIDLPKVFAVSGSLYILSAILCALTARKSSSKYSSVTNLSHGDEKKKTNDIELNDDLEMELFIEKR
- the LOC143063530 gene encoding monocarboxylate transporter 12-like isoform X1, with protein sequence MQKFDIYHPQQWLIVLFGFVCCFLGTSITYKSGIIHLEIIENFDVTDVQATWVGSIFNSMLLLSCPMGSLLANTFSCRVCIMTGSVVGLIGFVLTSLTENIYIIYVTYGLIAGTSQSLIYTGVLVSVGYYFDKGRSIATGIVVNGCGVAMLALPSIMHQCVSSFGIHGTFRLIGAAFFQCAVFGALMRPNNVEMNRKMENKTKNTKELYDNQCVRLGKSVRNSLSTLGSVEFFLFCLSTFCWNVSFNISYLYFPKYFKTNGVSKLDVSYLISATGIGNICGRYLIGLAASDREIDSRLLFFGQFSLIGIFTLFLPFLKSFTIQFVYMTAFGLYTGGVWILQTVILVELVSLSNLASGFGIAMLCGGFGQLAVPLLAEILENDNHDNVPDIDLPKVFAVSGSLYILSAILCALTARKSSSKYSSVTNLSHGDEKKKTNDIELNDDLEMELFIEKR
- the LOC143063530 gene encoding monocarboxylate transporter 12-like isoform X4, with the protein product MFSCPMGSLLANTFSCRVCIMTGSVVGLIGFVLTSLTENIYIIYVTYGLIAGTSQSLIYTGVLVSVGYYFDKGRSIATGIVVNGCGVAMLALPSIMHQCVSSFGIHGTFRLIGAAFFQCAVFGALMRPNNVEMNRKMENKTKNTKELYDNQCVRLGKSVRNSLSTLGSVEFFLFCLSTFCWNVSFNISYLYFPKYFKTNGVSKLDVSYLISATGIGNICGRYLIGLAASDREIDSRLLFFGQFSLIGIFTLFLPFLKSFTIQFVYMTAFGLYTGGVWILQTVILVELVSLSNLASGFGIAMLCGGFGQLAVPLLAEILENDNHDNVPDIDLPKVFAVSGSLYILSAILCALTARKSSSKYSSVTNLSHGDEKKKTNDIELNDDLEMELFIEKR
- the LOC143063530 gene encoding monocarboxylate transporter 12-like isoform X2, giving the protein MQKFNIYHSLQWLIVPCGFCCCFLGASIPYISGIIHLEIIENFDITDVQAAWAGSLFNSMLMLSCPMGSLLANTFSCRVCIMTGSVVGLIGFVLTSLTENIYIIYVTYGLIAGTSQSLIYTGVLVSVGYYFDKGRSIATGIVVNGCGVAMLALPSIMHQCVSSFGIHGTFRLIGAAFFQCAVFGALMRPNNVEMNRKMENKTKNTKELYDNQCVRLGKSVRNSLSTLGSVEFFLFCLSTFCWNVSFNISYLYFPKYFKTNGVSKLDVSYLISATGIGNICGRYLIGLAASDREIDSRLLFFGQFSLIGIFTLFLPFLKSFTIQFVYMTAFGLYTGGVWILQTVILVELVSLSNLASGFGIAMLCGGFGQLAVPLLAEILENDNHDNVPDIDLPKVFAVSGSLYILSAILCALTARKSSSKYSSVTNLSHGDEKKKTNDIELNDDLEMELFIEKR